From a region of the Alnus glutinosa chromosome 1, dhAlnGlut1.1, whole genome shotgun sequence genome:
- the LOC133860500 gene encoding gibberellin 2-beta-dioxygenase 2-like produces MTLMGSKSCLMHIIRKLILNHSIIHSPIIHAHSPTPIGSQKLGAMENNVPKIDLSARRSSVSTKIVKACEKYGFFMVANHDVPLNVVGELEQQGLQFFARPMAEKLRAGPGTPYGYGCNRIGPSGDMGALEYLTLSTNPASPDYIARRARTISNRPSKFSSAASEYAEAVRGLACMLLDLTAEGLRVLNDTSVFSNLIMDDNSDSILRLNYYPPSNDHSIGFGEHTDPQIFTILRSNEVDGLQISTQGNWITVPSDPNAFCVFVGDTLKAMTNGRFVSVRHRAVTNSQQTRMSIAFFGAPSLQALIAPLPEMVPAGMAPLYKPFTWEEFKRQMYSGSLRLGDDRLNHFRA; encoded by the exons ATGACCCTCATGGGTTCTAAAAGCTGTCTTATGCACATCATCAG GAAACTTATCCTTAACCATAGCATAATTCACAGCCCTATAATCCATGCACATTCGCCAACTCCCATCG GCAGCCAAAAACTTGGAGCCATGGAGAATAATGTTCCTAAAATCGACCTTTCGGCCAGGAGATCATCGGTGTCAACGAAAATTGTAAAGGCCTGTGAAAAATATGGTTTTTTTATGGTGGCCAACCATGATGTCCCTTTGAACGTGGTGGGAGAACTAGAACAACaaggccttcaattttttgCCCGACCAATGGCTGAAAAACTAAGAGCTGGGCCGGGTACCCCTTACGGCTATGGCTGCAACCGCATAGGCCCCAGTGGAGATATGGGAGCGTTGGAATATCTTACACTTAGTACCAATCCTGCCAGTCCAGACTACATCGCTCGGAGAGCCCGTACCATCTCCAATCGCCCTTCCAAGTTCTC CTCTGCTGCCAGTGAATATGCTGAAGCAGTTAGGGGGCTGGCATGTATGCTACTGGATCTGACGGCAGAGGGCCTGAGGGTACTCAATGATACATCAGTGTTCAGCAACCTAATCATGGACGATAATAGTGACTCAATCCTCAGGCTCAATTACTATCCACCATCCAATGATCACAGTATTGGGTTTGGAGAGCATACTGACCCTCAGATCTTTACCATCCTCAGATCCAACGAGGTGGATGGCCTTCAGATTTCTACCCAGGGGAATTGGATCACGGTCCCTTCTGACCCTAATGCATTTTGCGTTTTTGTGGGTGACACGTTAAAG GCTATGACAAATGGGAGATTTGTGAGCGTGCGACACAGGGCCGTTACAAATTCACAGCAAACTAGAATGTCAATAGCCTTCTTTGGGGCTCCATCCCTCCAAGCATTGATAGCTCCACTTCCAGAAATGGTCCCCGCCGGCATGGCCCCTCTCTACAAGCCCTTCACTTGGGAGGAATTTAAGAGACAGATGTACTCTGGATCTCTCCGCCTAGGGGATGACCGTCTTAACCATTTCCGAGCATGA
- the LOC133882925 gene encoding gibberellin 2-beta-dioxygenase 2-like — translation MVVPPSTILGSEKLRAMELPVVDLSAERSEVSKLIVKACEEYGFFKVVNHGVPEEVIVRLEEQVLSFFALPVSEKQRAGPADPLGYGCKNIGFNGDTGEVEYLTLNTNPLSIAQRSKTMSNDPSKFSSAVSGYVEAVREVACELLDLTAEGLSVSDTSVFSRLIRDVDSDSILRLNHYPPLQVDCKDWDSSPSYAKTRIGFGAHSDPQILTLLRSNDVGGLQISIEDGVWIPVPPDPTAFWVNVGDTLQAMTNGRFVSVRHRALTNSCKPRMSIAFFGAPPLQARIAALPEMVAPNRLSLYRPFTWAEYKKTIYSLRLGDTRLDLFRTSTDD, via the exons ATGGTGGTACCGCCGAGTACCATTCTTGGCAGCGAAAAACTTCGAGCCATGGAGCTTCCTGTAGTCGACCTTTCGGCCGAGAGATCAGAGGTGTCGAAGCTCATTGTTAAGGCATGTGAAGAATATGGTTTTTTTAAGGTGGTCAACCATGGTGTCCCTGAGGAGGTTATAGTAAGACTAGAAGAACAAGTCCTCAGCTTTTTTGCCCTACCAGTGTCTGAAAAACAACGGGCTGGGCCGGCTGACCCTTTAGGCTATGGCTGCAAGAACATAGGCTTCAATGGAGATACGGGAGAGGTGGAATATCTTACACTTAATACAAATCCACTCTCCATCGCTCAGAGATCCAAAACCATGTCCAATGACCCTTCCAAATTCAG CTCTGCTGTGAGTGGATATGTTGAAGCAGTTAGGGAGGTGGCATGTGAGCTATTGGATCTGACGGCAGAGGGCCTGTCGGTCTCTGATACATCAGTGTTCAGCAGGCTGATCAGGGACGTTGATAGTGACTCCATCCTCAGGCTCAATCACTATCCTCCTCTACAAGTGGACTGCAAGGATTGGGACTCCTCACCATCCTATGCTAAAACTAGGATTGGGTTTGGAGCCCATTCTGACCCTCAGATCTTGACCCTCCTTAGATCCAACGATGTGGGTGGCCTTCAAATTTCTATTGAGGATGGGGTATGGATCCCGGTCCCCCCTGACCCAACTGCCTTTTGGGTTAATGTGGGTGACACGTTACAG GCTATGACAAATGGGAGATTTGTGAGCGTGCGACACAGGGCCCTAACAAACTCATGCAAGCCTAGAATGTCAATTGCCTTCTTTGGGGCTCCACCCCTCCAAGCAAGGATAGCTGCCCTTCCAGAAATGGTTGCCCCCAACAGGCTCTCTCTCTACAGGCCCTTCACTTGGGCTGAATACAAGAAAACAATATACTCTCTCCGCCTCGGGGATACTCGTCTTGACCTTTTCAGGACATCTACAGATGACTGA
- the LOC133882934 gene encoding alkaline/neutral invertase A, mitochondrial-like yields MPASFKVRTIPLDGSNEAFEEVLDPDFGESAIGRVAPVDSGLWWIILLRAYGKITGDYALQERVDVQTGIRLILNLCLTGGFDMFPSLLVTDGSCMIDRRMGIHRHPLEIQALFYSALRCSREMLIVNDGTKNLVAAINNRLSTLSFHIREYYWADMKKINEIYRYKTEEYSTDAINKFNIYPDQIPSWLVDWIPEKGGYLIGNLQPAHMDFRFFTLGNLWAIVPSLGSPEQNEGILKDKWDDLVAQMPLKICYPALEHEEWRIITGSDPKNTPWSYHNGGSWPTLLWQFTLACIKMGRPELAQKAVALAEKRLSMDQWPEYYDMRSGRFIGKQSRLFQTWTIAGFLTSKMLLKNPEKASLLFWEEDYELLEICVCALSKTGRKKCSRSAPRSQILAR; encoded by the exons ATGCCTGCAAGCTTTAAAGTTAGAACTATCCCTCTTGATGGAAGCAATGAAGCATTTGAGGAAGTTCTAGATCCTGATTTTGGTGAATCAGCCATTGGTCGTGTTGCACCTGTTGATTCTG GGTTGTGGTGGATTATTTTGTTGAGAGCTTATGGGAAGATCACTGGCGACTATGCATTGCAAGAAAGAGTGGATGTTCAGACAGGCATAAGATTAATACTTAATCTATGTTTAACTGGTGGGTTTGACATGTTTCCTTCTCTGTTAGTAACTGATGGTTCCTGCATGATTGATAGACGGATGGGCATTCATAGACACCCTCTTGAAATCCAA GCGTTATTCTACTCAGCTCTACGTTGTTCCCGCGAAATGCTTATTGTCAATGATGGAACCAAGAATTTGGTGGCTGCTATCAATAATCGACTCAGTACACTCTCCTTTCATATCAGAGAGTATTATTGGGCGGATATGAAGAAGATCAATGAGATTTATCGTTACAAGACAGAGGAATACTCTACAGATGCCATTAACAAGTTCAATATTTATCCAGATCAAATTCCTTCTTGGCTGGTAGATTGGATCCCTGAGAAAGGTGGCTACCTCATTGGCAATCTGCAACCTGCTCATATGGATTTTAGGTTTTTCACACTTGGAAATCTTTGGGCCATTGTTCCATCTTTAGGTAGCCCAGAACAGAATGAGGGTATTCTGAAGGACAAATGGGATGATCTTGTGGCTCAAATGCCTCTTAAAATTTGTTACCCTGCTTTGGAGCATGAGGAATGGCGTATAATCACTGGCAGTGACCCAAAGAATAC TCCCTGGTCTTATCATAATGGTGGATCTTGGCCAACACTGCTATGGCAG TTCACATTGGCCTGCATTAAGATGGGGAGGCCAGAATTGGCACAGAAGGCTGTTGCTTTGGCAGAGAAGAGGCTTTCAATGGATCAGTGGCCTGAATATTATGACATGCGCAGTGGGAGATTCATAGGAAAGCAATCCCGGCTCTTCCAGACATGGACAATTGCTGGTTTTCTAACGTCGAAGATGCTTTTGAAGAATCCGGAGAAGGCGTCCTTGTTGTTCTGGGAGGAGGATTACGAACTCCTTGAAATTTGTGTCTGCGCGCTTAGCAAAACTGGTCGAAAGAAGTGCTCACGTTCTGCTCCAAGGTCTCAGATTCTTGCTCGATGA
- the LOC133860484 gene encoding uncharacterized protein LOC133860484 has translation MAKEMTIDLSKITLRPYKISYVDDFLMYGGDDKVTRFIIIVPKSGDDRCRADVGYALAAEYWGQGIAARAVKMAIAQGLKEFPDVVRFQALVELENNASQKVLEKLGFLKEGNHEEVCNTLDIS, from the exons ATGGCGAAGGAAATGACGATTGATCTTTCAAAAATCACACTCCGTCCATATAAAATTTCCTATGTTGATGACTTCTTGATGTACGGTGGCGACGACAAAGTGACACG ATTTATTATCATCGTGCCAAAATCCGGTGATGACAGATGTAGGGCAGATGTTGGGTACGCCTTAGCTGCCGAGTACTGGGGGCAAGGTATAGCAGCTAGAGCAGTGAAGATGGCCATCGCCCAAGGGTTAAAAGAATTCCCAGATGTGGTCAGGTTTCAAGCTTTGGTTGAGTTGGAGAACAACGCCTCTCAAAAGGTCTTGGAGAAACTTGGGTTCCTCAAGGAAGGTAATCATGAGGAAGTATGTAATACCCTTGATATTTCTTAG